One Candidatus Binatia bacterium genomic region harbors:
- a CDS encoding enoyl-CoA hydratase/isomerase family protein: MEYFRVERTNGVAVCSIFNPPMNYLVGAMALELAQLTAELAGDRTVRCVVLTGGIKGKFITHFSVEELAHFASDPEQYRQSGSEGLAAFHALLSGVQRLPKPVIAAINGDCMGGGFELALACDFRLAASGPYLIGLPESRLGILPGGGGTQRLTRLIGAAKALEVMLFGNVYQPDEAAPLGLVHRVVPEHDLMGIALDWARQLAKQPPKALAMIKRAVYEGGDADFERGLAIERECFVKVMCSRDARVGMQAYLELARRDPTEARARFLSGKGLPEYTGE; encoded by the coding sequence GGAGCGGACGAATGGCGTTGCTGTCTGCTCGATATTCAACCCGCCGATGAACTACCTGGTTGGGGCGATGGCGCTCGAACTGGCTCAGTTGACGGCTGAACTTGCGGGTGACCGCACCGTCCGATGCGTGGTTCTGACCGGCGGCATCAAAGGAAAATTCATCACGCACTTCAGCGTCGAGGAACTGGCGCACTTCGCTTCCGACCCCGAGCAGTATCGGCAAAGCGGCAGCGAGGGCCTGGCCGCTTTTCACGCCCTGTTGAGCGGTGTGCAGCGGCTCCCCAAACCGGTCATCGCGGCCATTAACGGGGACTGCATGGGCGGCGGTTTCGAGTTGGCGCTGGCCTGCGATTTCCGGCTGGCCGCCAGCGGTCCGTACCTCATCGGGCTGCCGGAGAGCCGCTTGGGCATCCTGCCCGGCGGCGGCGGGACGCAGCGGCTCACGCGCCTGATCGGTGCGGCCAAAGCCCTCGAGGTCATGCTGTTCGGCAACGTCTACCAACCCGACGAGGCCGCGCCGCTCGGCTTGGTGCACCGGGTGGTTCCGGAACATGACCTCATGGGCATCGCACTCGACTGGGCGCGACAGCTGGCGAAGCAGCCGCCCAAGGCGTTGGCAATGATCAAGCGTGCCGTGTACGAGGGCGGCGATGCGGATTTTGAACGCGGCCTGGCCATCGAGCGCGAGTGCTTCGTCAAGGTCATGTGCTCGCGCGATGCGCGAGTCGGTATGCAGGCCTACCTCGAACTGGCGCGGCGCGATCCCACGGAAGCGCGTGCCCGCTTTCTGAGCGGGAAAGGTCTGCCGGAGTACACCGGCGAGTAG